In Equus caballus isolate H_3958 breed thoroughbred chromosome 7, TB-T2T, whole genome shotgun sequence, one DNA window encodes the following:
- the GIPC3 gene encoding PDZ domain-containing protein GIPC3 isoform X4: protein MLSNSGTQTDFSAWPRARAQSSSGTPPSSRTQLTSGAQTGSEIPAGSKMRSVAETQVSSGIQANSGIQSSSGTQTNAASDLGSRTLSSSDGRPSSRIQPCPGAQPTSETQLISKTLTSSRYQLQATSQGGSGIELDFGKQTSSGAQLISRAQPSSGTQASARIQPSSRIQFSSETQPRSRIQLSSGAHLSSRTQPISGTQPSSGTQTSSGTQFSSETQPSSETQTSTRIQPSSGGQLGSRTQPSAETRLSSETQLGSRTQATSRIQFSSETQPNSETQTRSKVQPGSGAHLSSRTQPSSTTQTSSGTQFSSETQPSSGAHLSSRTPPISGTHPSSRTQTSSRIQLSSGNGLRLQTPELDSRLQPEPTPPARPQAPGPPPGGPAPVPSKVSRPQPQPHDLVHGTQADTGRGQSPPASHLAPPPQAPSAPQKPALSPKPQLGLQKSTSPLISSPAPRAALLCSRPSGPPARGPAPSPSFPVLRGAGPLPHHRGP from the coding sequence ATGCTGTCCAACTCCGGGACCCAGACCGACTTCAGCGCCTGGCCAAGGGCCAGAGCTCAGTCCAGCTCAGGCACTCCACCCAGCTCCAGAACCCAGCTCACTTCTGGAGCACAGACTGGCTCTGAAATCCCAGCCGGCTCCAAAATGCGGTCAGTGGCAGAGACGCAGGTAAGTTCTGGAATCCAGGCAAACTCTGGAATCCAATCTAGCTCTGGGACCCAGACCAATGCAGCATCAGACTTAGGCTCCAGAACTCTGTCCAGCTCCGATGGCAGGCCCAGCTCCAGGATCCAGCCCTGCCCAGGAGCTCAACCAACCTCTGAGACCCAGCTCATCTCGAAAACCCTGACAAGTTCTAGATACCAGCTCCAGGCCACAAGCCAAGGCGGCTCTGGTATTGAGCTGGACTTTGGAAAACAGACCAGCTCTGGAGCTCAGCTCATTTCtagagcccagcccagctccgGGACCCAGGCCAGTGCAAGAATTCAGCCCAGCTCCAGGATTCAGTTCAGCTCTGAGACCCAGCCCAGGTCAAGAATACAGCTCAGCTCTGGAGCCCACCTTAGTTCCAGAACACAGCCTATTTCTGGAACCCAACCCAGCTCCGGAACTCAGACCAGTTCTGGAACTCAGTTCAGCTCTGAGACCCAGCCCAGCTCTGAAACCCAGACTAGCACAAGAATTCAGCCTAGCTCTGGAGGCCAGCTCGGCTCCAGAACCCAGCCCAGCGCTGAGACCCGGCTCAGCTCTGAGACTCAGCTCGGCTCCAGAACCCAGGCCACCTCCAGGATTCAGTTCAGCTCTGAGACCCAGCCCAACTCTGAAACCCAAACCAGGTCAAAAGTTCAGCCCGGCTCTGGAGCCCACCTCAGTTCCAGAACCCAACCCAGCTCCACAACCCAGACCAGTTCTGGAACCCAGTTCAGCTCTGAGACCCAACCCAGCTCTGGAGCCCACCTCAGTTCCAGAACCCCGCCTATTTCTGGAACTCACCCCAGCTCCAGAACCCAGACCAGCTCAAGAATCCAGCTCAGCTCTGGAAACGGGCTCCGTCTGCAGACCCCTGAGCTTGACTCTAGACTCCAACCCGAGCCCACTCCCCCAGCCCGACCTCAGGCCCCAGGCCCACCACCCGGAGGCCCGGCTCCGGTCCCTAGCAAAGTCTCTCggcctcagccccagccccatgATCTGGTACATGGAACCCAGGCCGACACTGGCCGGGGCCAAAGCCCACCAGCTTCCCACCTGGCCCCCCCACCACAGGCCCCCTCAGCCCCCCAGAAACCAGCCCTCTCCCCTAAGCCTCAGCTGGGACTCCAGAAGTCCACATCACCCCTCATATCTAGTCCTGCCCCCAGGGCAGCCCTGCTGTGTTCCCGGCCCTCTGGACCCCCAGCtcgggggccggccccctcccccagcttccccGTGCTCAGGGGGGCAGGGCCCCTCCCCCATCACAGGGGGCCGTAG